From the genome of Candidatus Microthrix subdominans, one region includes:
- a CDS encoding adenylyltransferase/cytidyltransferase family protein produces the protein MPETIVYADIVGDLFHAGHVSLLRTARSMGDQLIVGVHGDDDVALYKRLPVLTMAGCRYCDTVIPSAPLVITEEFLGQYSIDVVVHGDDIDDASLQHSYGVPLALGIMHLVPYSTVVSTTEIIHRITCRADLAV, from the coding sequence ATGCCGGAGACTATTGTATACGCGGACATAGTTGGAGATCTCTTTCATGCGGGCCACGTCAGTCTTCTGAGGACCGCCCGCTCAATGGGTGATCAGCTCATCGTCGGAGTGCATGGGGACGATGACGTTGCGCTGTATAAGCGACTGCCCGTCCTAACCATGGCGGGGTGCCGCTACTGCGACACGGTAATACCATCTGCACCGTTGGTCATTACTGAAGAGTTCTTGGGTCAGTACTCGATCGATGTAGTAGTCCACGGCGACGACATCGACGATGCGAGTCTCCAACATTCATATGGAGTGCCGCTGGCGCTAGGCATCATGCACCTGGTTCCGTATAGCACGGTAGTGTCGACTACCGAGATCATTCACCGGATCACTTGCCGAGCAGACTTGGCGGTCTAG
- a CDS encoding DUF4230 domain-containing protein: MGLRRTSSNAARRGGLAIGGGFMAVLVALACAVVLMLSGIIPVFGRSTTVDRTQTPVLQRIAKLNQFTAATGTFQVIVDIEDDVGGLPSILAGERTLMVASGEVEAEVDFTGLKSDAIVVDDADGSVVVTIPPPTLTSARIDNSKTRVYSRERGLLNRVEDFVSDQPVDDQALYVEAENRMEDAAAASDLSGLARRNTEDMLVAMLGSVGYDDVTVVFDSNDAPRRSEEAVDPGANG; the protein is encoded by the coding sequence GTGGGACTACGCCGGACATCATCGAACGCCGCCCGTCGGGGCGGCCTGGCCATCGGCGGGGGCTTTATGGCCGTGCTCGTCGCCTTGGCCTGCGCCGTCGTCCTCATGCTGAGCGGCATCATCCCGGTGTTCGGGCGGTCCACGACCGTCGACCGCACACAGACGCCGGTGTTGCAACGGATCGCCAAGCTCAATCAGTTCACGGCTGCGACCGGCACGTTTCAGGTGATCGTCGACATCGAGGACGACGTGGGAGGCCTGCCATCCATTCTCGCCGGCGAACGCACCCTGATGGTGGCCTCCGGCGAGGTCGAGGCCGAGGTTGACTTCACCGGCCTCAAGTCCGACGCCATCGTGGTCGACGATGCCGACGGCTCCGTCGTGGTCACCATCCCTCCCCCCACGCTGACCTCGGCCCGCATCGACAACTCAAAAACGCGCGTCTACAGCCGGGAGCGCGGGCTGCTCAACCGGGTCGAGGACTTCGTCTCCGACCAGCCGGTCGACGACCAGGCGCTGTACGTCGAGGCCGAGAACCGGATGGAGGATGCAGCCGCTGCCAGCGACCTGTCCGGCCTCGCCCGACGCAACACCGAGGACATGTTGGTGGCGATGTTGGGCTCGGTCGGCTACGACGACGTGACCGTCGTGTTTGACTCAAACGACGCACCCCGGCGGTCGGAAGAGGCGGTCGACCCTGGCGCCAACGGCTGA
- a CDS encoding site-2 protease family protein, with product MRASLRIGRLFGVPLYIQWSVLLVGGLIAWITATSLVSRAGVETSTAVSMGLSFVVGYLASVLLHEIGHTIAARHFGIGVRRISLLFYGGAAELESAPPDPVSEFWVALAGPLASAGCAVAAVAGHRFAIGAEAWLSADILGALAWANVAMVVINLLPGFPLDGGRVMMALVWWGSGNRSLAQRAVSYSGLSLGLSLMSVSALFLWWGRPLLGLSAWWALVVGGFLVIASDVWSKRAPVLGCVGDRMGPVAPAQAAWAPSGWFLANVVDPNPAYEYFPLANESGQLVGLVSESQVRGAAASTAPGTPVSAVGWSLDQLAYSTPDEGIGEVEARRHAAASQVAMVLSAGRPVGVLNDQLEALPV from the coding sequence GTGCGAGCCAGCCTGCGAATCGGGCGCCTCTTTGGGGTGCCGCTGTACATCCAATGGTCAGTGCTGCTCGTCGGCGGGCTGATCGCCTGGATCACCGCCACCTCGCTGGTGAGCCGAGCCGGCGTTGAAACCTCGACCGCCGTGTCGATGGGGCTCAGCTTCGTGGTCGGGTATCTGGCCTCGGTACTTCTCCACGAAATCGGCCACACGATCGCTGCCCGGCATTTTGGGATCGGTGTTCGGCGGATCTCGCTGCTGTTCTACGGTGGCGCCGCCGAGCTTGAATCCGCCCCGCCCGATCCGGTGTCGGAATTCTGGGTGGCGCTGGCTGGGCCGTTGGCCTCCGCCGGTTGTGCGGTCGCCGCTGTGGCGGGTCACCGGTTTGCCATCGGCGCCGAGGCCTGGCTGAGCGCCGACATCCTGGGGGCCCTGGCCTGGGCCAACGTGGCGATGGTGGTGATCAACCTGCTGCCCGGCTTCCCGCTCGATGGCGGCCGGGTGATGATGGCGCTGGTCTGGTGGGGTTCGGGCAACCGGTCGCTGGCCCAGCGGGCGGTCAGCTATTCGGGGTTGTCCCTCGGGCTGTCGCTGATGAGCGTGAGCGCGCTGTTCTTGTGGTGGGGCCGTCCGCTTCTTGGGCTGTCCGCCTGGTGGGCGCTGGTCGTCGGCGGTTTCCTGGTGATCGCCTCGGACGTGTGGTCCAAGCGCGCGCCGGTGCTGGGGTGTGTTGGCGATCGGATGGGGCCGGTGGCCCCCGCCCAGGCGGCTTGGGCACCGTCGGGGTGGTTTCTCGCCAACGTGGTCGACCCCAACCCGGCGTATGAGTACTTTCCGTTGGCCAACGAATCGGGCCAGTTGGTCGGGCTGGTCTCCGAGTCCCAGGTTCGGGGCGCCGCCGCGTCGACCGCTCCGGGTACGCCGGTCAGCGCCGTGGGCTGGTCGCTCGACCAGCTCGCCTATTCCACGCCCGACGAGGGTATCGGCGAGGTCGAGGCCCGCCGTCACGCCGCTGCCTCCCAGGTGGCGATGGTGCTGTCGGCCGGCCGCCCGGTCGGGGTGCTCAACGACCAGCTTGAGGCGCTGCCCGTCTAG
- a CDS encoding class I SAM-dependent methyltransferase, with protein sequence MSFYTDRILPPIIDRVLSTGHVKKHRSHVIPGAVGTVVELGFGTGTNLEFYDVDAVDEVLAIDPASGARNRAAARISNWPKPVRWVALDGEHLPMEDASVDTVVAAFTLCTIPDVASALAEARRVLKPNGQLRYLEHGLHDDSRVAARQRLIEPVWKVFSGGCHLTRDPDELVREAGFELIESTRHTMPGPPITNALYEGVAVPAGHS encoded by the coding sequence ATGAGCTTCTATACCGACCGCATCCTGCCGCCGATCATCGATCGCGTGCTCAGCACCGGACACGTGAAGAAGCACCGTTCCCACGTCATCCCCGGCGCGGTCGGCACCGTCGTCGAGCTGGGCTTCGGCACCGGCACCAACCTGGAGTTCTACGACGTCGACGCTGTCGACGAGGTGCTGGCGATCGACCCGGCCAGCGGTGCCCGCAACCGGGCGGCCGCCCGCATCAGCAACTGGCCCAAGCCGGTCCGTTGGGTCGCCCTCGACGGCGAGCACCTCCCCATGGAAGACGCCTCGGTCGACACCGTGGTGGCCGCCTTCACCCTGTGCACGATCCCCGACGTTGCGTCGGCGCTGGCCGAGGCGCGCCGGGTACTCAAGCCGAACGGTCAGCTGCGCTACCTGGAGCACGGTCTGCACGACGACTCCCGGGTGGCCGCCCGCCAGCGGCTCATCGAGCCGGTGTGGAAGGTGTTCTCCGGAGGATGCCACCTCACCCGCGACCCCGATGAGCTCGTGCGGGAGGCGGGTTTTGAGCTGATCGAGTCGACCCGTCACACCATGCCCGGACCACCCATCACCAACGCGCTCTATGAGGGCGTCGCCGTGCCGGCCGGGCACTCCTGA
- a CDS encoding radical SAM protein, with amino-acid sequence MNSETADIDMNDPPRLVTIETTSRCNARCVFCPNNALSRDKGSMSTELFEKIIEDCKQFPLYEIEPFLQGDPFSDPQILDRLEYIRGHLPDTRLRLYTNAYGLNERKADRLASIGLDDLTISINTLDSARYEAMMGIPLARTLANVEYLLSDRIRGQLGAQITLRMTCFDDTSLHEQDEFLRFCESRGVESSISGLYNYKGHIYSDLPVPSYGCEHVTRLDILVDGSVTLCCMDHNGEYGWGTARDLSVLELYNHQVARRYRDLHRTGRREEADPCGTCNMFWPLLDGLSPEQEALTRAEFEAYVVKNVPIGRRRPSGSATLGNLHSQQVSIGRRTGDS; translated from the coding sequence ATGAACAGCGAGACTGCCGATATCGACATGAACGACCCGCCTCGCCTTGTCACCATAGAGACGACGAGTCGCTGTAACGCCCGATGCGTCTTCTGCCCCAACAATGCTCTCAGTCGTGATAAGGGCTCTATGTCGACTGAGTTGTTTGAAAAAATTATCGAGGATTGCAAACAGTTTCCCCTCTACGAGATCGAGCCATTCTTGCAAGGAGACCCTTTTTCAGACCCACAGATTTTGGACCGCTTGGAGTACATTCGAGGACATCTCCCCGATACTAGGCTGCGTCTCTATACAAATGCCTATGGACTGAACGAAAGGAAGGCAGACCGACTTGCGTCTATTGGACTCGATGACCTAACGATAAGTATCAACACGCTCGATTCGGCGCGTTACGAGGCAATGATGGGCATTCCGCTCGCTCGAACTCTCGCAAACGTAGAGTACTTGTTGTCCGATAGGATTCGCGGGCAACTTGGGGCACAAATTACGCTACGAATGACCTGCTTCGATGACACAAGCCTGCATGAGCAAGACGAGTTCTTGCGATTTTGCGAATCCCGCGGAGTAGAATCAAGTATCAGTGGCCTATACAATTATAAGGGTCATATCTACAGCGACCTGCCGGTGCCGAGTTACGGGTGTGAGCATGTCACAAGGCTCGACATTCTCGTAGACGGTTCAGTCACTCTCTGTTGCATGGATCACAATGGCGAATACGGCTGGGGGACCGCGCGAGATCTTTCAGTCCTGGAACTCTACAATCACCAAGTAGCGCGGCGGTATCGCGATTTGCACCGCACAGGTAGGCGCGAAGAAGCGGACCCCTGCGGCACCTGCAACATGTTCTGGCCGCTCCTGGACGGCCTAAGCCCAGAACAAGAGGCGCTGACTCGGGCTGAGTTTGAAGCGTACGTGGTGAAGAACGTGCCGATTGGTCGTCGCCGCCCAAGCGGCTCAGCCACACTCGGCAACCTTCACTCACAGCAGGTGTCAATCGGTCGACGAACGGGTGACTCTTGA
- a CDS encoding class I SAM-dependent methyltransferase has protein sequence MTDRWREIWGLRSGYENLAALERAIQLDGFDNVGDAISVDDWRRYVLSMAERMKIQSGASVFEVGCGAGAFLIPLDELGTSIGGIDYSPSLIDVGRSLLPSARLETSDAIDLDVDEAYDHVFCHSVFQYLETHDVALRVLSRMTRKARKSVGILDVSDASLQEQSVSARRASGSTDYDTRYAGLSHLYIDRLWFTDAAAEFGYTAEFYDSDLQGHRNSPYRYSVVLVPASESLQPPNWHRTGKG, from the coding sequence GTGACTGATCGATGGCGCGAAATCTGGGGATTAAGGAGCGGGTACGAAAATTTAGCTGCCCTCGAACGCGCCATTCAGTTAGATGGTTTCGACAACGTCGGCGACGCCATCTCGGTTGACGATTGGCGCAGATACGTGCTTTCAATGGCTGAGCGAATGAAAATTCAGTCAGGTGCATCCGTGTTCGAAGTCGGATGCGGAGCTGGCGCATTTCTGATCCCCCTAGATGAGTTGGGAACGAGCATCGGAGGGATCGACTACTCACCAAGTCTTATCGATGTCGGGCGTTCACTGCTTCCCTCTGCTCGGCTCGAAACGAGCGATGCGATCGATCTCGATGTGGATGAGGCGTATGATCACGTGTTTTGCCATAGTGTCTTTCAATATCTGGAGACCCATGATGTAGCTCTTCGGGTCTTGAGTCGGATGACTCGAAAGGCGCGCAAGTCAGTAGGGATCCTCGATGTCTCGGATGCATCCCTTCAAGAGCAGTCCGTTTCGGCGCGTCGCGCTTCCGGCAGCACTGACTACGATACGAGGTACGCTGGACTAAGCCATCTCTACATCGATAGATTATGGTTCACGGACGCAGCGGCTGAGTTCGGGTACACCGCCGAGTTTTACGATTCAGACCTGCAGGGGCATCGGAACTCGCCCTATCGATACAGTGTCGTTTTGGTGCCAGCCTCTGAGTCGCTCCAGCCTCCGAATTGGCACCGGACGGGAAAAGGGTAG
- a CDS encoding aminotransferase class III-fold pyridoxal phosphate-dependent enzyme yields MRLSATASALTITDRMTERARSVDARAATRPDILPQYDGYAQYPRYLQRAKGAYVWDVDGNRYIDFCLGYGPVILGHGDERVNGRAAAATANGGCFAPLWSPLQIELAELLTSVIPGAEMCLMLKTGSDATSAAVRLARIYTGRSAVLRWGYNGWHDWSVEQAAGVPTSVRENSRAFDFNDLDVLESLLSHGNDKVACVITMPFWDDQVEASHLSSIGEVARRNGALFVLDEMRSGFRVALGGAQQYLHVQADLAAYGKAMGNGHPISALVGRRDILSKLSDTKVSSTYFAEPGSMAAAIATIEILRDTDALDHVWRLGEVFQNGLKTLTSRFGSAIEVVGYPPMPFMRFQSEDATTRFAVEQHFYSKTTAAGLLLHPNHQWFLSAAHTTGDIYQALEVIELALETL; encoded by the coding sequence ATGAGGTTGTCAGCAACAGCATCGGCTCTGACTATTACGGACCGCATGACCGAGCGGGCACGCTCGGTTGACGCGCGCGCCGCCACGCGCCCGGATATTCTCCCGCAATATGACGGCTACGCCCAGTACCCGCGCTATTTGCAGCGCGCCAAAGGCGCGTATGTCTGGGATGTCGATGGAAATCGGTACATCGACTTCTGCCTTGGCTACGGTCCGGTCATTTTGGGTCACGGCGACGAACGAGTAAATGGCCGAGCCGCCGCCGCGACGGCGAATGGTGGGTGCTTCGCGCCGCTATGGAGCCCGCTACAAATCGAGCTAGCCGAGCTACTGACGAGCGTGATACCCGGTGCTGAGATGTGCCTTATGCTCAAGACCGGCTCTGACGCTACATCAGCCGCTGTTCGACTCGCCCGTATATACACTGGCCGAAGTGCCGTTTTGCGATGGGGATACAATGGTTGGCACGATTGGTCGGTCGAGCAGGCGGCAGGAGTGCCGACATCAGTCAGGGAGAATAGCAGGGCGTTCGACTTCAACGACCTCGACGTCCTGGAATCGTTGCTTAGCCACGGCAACGACAAGGTTGCGTGTGTAATCACAATGCCGTTTTGGGACGATCAAGTTGAGGCATCGCACCTGTCGAGTATAGGAGAGGTAGCGAGGCGCAATGGTGCCCTGTTCGTTCTTGATGAGATGAGGTCGGGCTTCCGGGTTGCGCTCGGTGGTGCGCAGCAGTACCTCCACGTCCAAGCTGACCTAGCTGCGTACGGCAAGGCGATGGGGAATGGACACCCGATCTCGGCGTTGGTCGGACGTAGGGATATTCTATCAAAACTGAGCGACACAAAAGTTTCGTCAACCTACTTTGCTGAGCCCGGATCCATGGCAGCAGCTATCGCGACGATCGAGATCCTTCGTGATACGGATGCTCTAGACCACGTATGGCGACTTGGCGAAGTGTTTCAGAACGGACTCAAGACTCTGACGTCACGGTTCGGATCGGCTATCGAAGTGGTCGGCTACCCACCGATGCCGTTCATGCGTTTCCAGTCTGAGGACGCGACGACACGCTTCGCGGTCGAGCAACATTTCTATTCCAAGACCACCGCCGCTGGCCTCTTGTTGCATCCAAATCACCAATGGTTCTTGTCAGCCGCACACACGACAGGTGATATCTATCAGGCGCTGGAAGTAATCGAGCTGGCTCTTGAAACGCTCTAG
- a CDS encoding Gfo/Idh/MocA family oxidoreductase: MKRGVLVGYGVIAEGHADGYDFNPGLQIASIVDKTPSRRIAGLRRFPYASAYGTIEEALDAEGLDFVDICTPPASHSDILAACLERDLFVICEKPLVCSGEEAMRLMEQMGTSSGTVYPAHNYAFAPGIRRLNEVCTSTVGEVQSATFEIRRVGHARGVSEWRPNWRRELEVSGGGIVLDHGPHSIYLASRLLGRSPSAVRCVLSCPTLGAFTDTEDEARLLLEFGAVTVEILLTWRADRRSTSYKLCGAHGEVALDGDTIKSVQGSHLVSESIPSEFDDPRHGNWFAALLNEASGYMERRERPERLLSEAFSIMAVLDAAYLSASENGRRVEF; this comes from the coding sequence GTGAAGCGTGGAGTGTTGGTAGGTTACGGCGTTATCGCTGAAGGGCATGCAGATGGGTACGACTTCAATCCCGGCCTCCAGATTGCCTCGATCGTGGACAAGACGCCCAGTCGCAGGATAGCTGGCTTGCGTAGGTTCCCTTATGCATCAGCGTATGGGACTATCGAGGAAGCCCTGGATGCAGAAGGTCTTGATTTCGTTGACATCTGTACTCCACCAGCTTCTCACTCAGATATTCTCGCCGCCTGCCTCGAACGCGACCTATTCGTGATATGCGAGAAGCCTCTTGTGTGCAGCGGTGAAGAGGCAATGCGACTGATGGAACAAATGGGCACCAGCTCCGGAACGGTCTACCCGGCCCACAATTACGCATTTGCACCAGGTATACGCAGACTTAACGAAGTTTGCACTTCAACAGTCGGCGAGGTACAGAGCGCCACCTTTGAGATCCGTCGTGTCGGTCACGCTCGTGGAGTATCCGAATGGAGGCCCAACTGGCGGCGAGAGTTGGAAGTTTCTGGTGGGGGCATAGTCCTCGATCACGGTCCTCACAGCATCTACCTCGCGAGTCGGCTCCTAGGTAGAAGCCCGTCAGCCGTGAGGTGCGTGCTGTCGTGTCCCACACTCGGCGCATTCACCGACACGGAAGATGAAGCGAGGCTTCTACTCGAGTTCGGAGCAGTGACCGTTGAGATTCTCCTCACCTGGAGGGCTGACCGACGTTCGACTTCCTACAAACTGTGTGGTGCTCACGGTGAAGTGGCGCTCGATGGCGATACCATCAAGTCTGTACAAGGTAGCCACCTTGTCAGCGAGTCCATCCCATCCGAGTTTGACGACCCGCGCCACGGCAATTGGTTCGCTGCCCTCCTAAACGAGGCCAGTGGCTACATGGAAAGACGCGAACGCCCCGAGCGACTTCTTTCAGAAGCCTTCTCCATCATGGCCGTGCTCGACGCCGCCTACCTTTCTGCTTCGGAGAATGGCCGACGTGTTGAATTCTGA
- a CDS encoding CDP-alcohol phosphatidyltransferase family protein, which translates to MIIGSENWFDAIVRRLSGPVAAYLAQKRIVTADRISLLGLFLGGLASPALVLGDQWLLATISFLLGDFADYVDGDVARAQGTASNRGDILDGIIDRYVDASILMAMTLNASGLVGGSASSPVFGAGSWLTVAVGLIAIFGAIMPSYVRAVASANGITTPESIGGRGTRNAIIVIGLALGLPAQGLLLVAFAGNGAALHRLYVALWSSEGQDSEVAP; encoded by the coding sequence GTGATTATCGGAAGCGAAAATTGGTTCGATGCCATCGTTCGGCGTCTCTCTGGGCCCGTGGCGGCCTACCTTGCTCAGAAACGAATTGTCACTGCCGATCGCATTTCGCTCCTGGGTCTCTTCCTAGGAGGCTTAGCATCACCTGCACTTGTGCTGGGCGATCAATGGCTGCTTGCGACGATATCGTTCCTCCTAGGCGACTTTGCAGACTACGTAGACGGCGATGTTGCCCGCGCCCAAGGAACCGCGTCGAATCGAGGTGACATTCTCGACGGGATCATCGATCGGTACGTGGATGCGTCCATACTCATGGCAATGACACTGAATGCGTCTGGCCTAGTGGGAGGGTCGGCTTCTTCGCCGGTCTTTGGGGCTGGTAGTTGGCTTACGGTAGCCGTCGGCCTTATAGCAATATTTGGCGCCATAATGCCCTCGTATGTTCGGGCGGTCGCGAGCGCCAACGGGATCACCACACCGGAGTCGATAGGCGGCCGAGGTACGCGTAATGCGATCATAGTGATTGGCTTGGCACTGGGCCTTCCGGCTCAGGGGCTTCTGCTGGTAGCTTTTGCAGGCAATGGTGCTGCACTTCATCGACTCTACGTCGCTCTCTGGAGTAGTGAAGGGCAAGATTCCGAAGTTGCGCCTTAA
- the erm gene encoding 23S ribosomal RNA methyltransferase Erm: protein MANMAYSAKDRRRRQLSQNLLTSSGVKKYLGALGTNTCDLLVEVGAGRGTLTAELANFADNVDAFELDPEFAKAASKATSQLPNVQVHLGDFLGSSVPATPFTLAGNLPFSRTNEIMRWALAARTLERAVVITQLEFARKRAGDYGRWSLATVQSWPTHDWRLVGKISRHDFRPVPKVDAGILELTARPSPLIVHSAMNHYKDLVALGFGGKGGSLFRSLRPRYSHRTLLRAFSRAEVPEKTVVAFVHPDQWLQIFNQLEP from the coding sequence ATGGCAAACATGGCATATTCCGCAAAAGACCGCAGGCGACGCCAACTGTCGCAGAATCTCCTGACCTCCTCTGGTGTGAAGAAGTATCTTGGCGCGCTAGGGACCAATACGTGCGACTTGCTCGTCGAGGTAGGAGCGGGCCGAGGCACCCTTACGGCCGAACTAGCGAATTTCGCAGACAATGTCGATGCCTTCGAACTGGATCCAGAGTTCGCCAAGGCCGCCTCTAAGGCAACCAGCCAATTGCCGAACGTTCAAGTGCATCTCGGTGACTTCCTGGGTTCGAGTGTCCCCGCTACCCCGTTCACCTTGGCCGGAAACCTTCCATTCTCCCGTACTAATGAAATCATGAGATGGGCACTGGCAGCCCGGACTCTCGAACGGGCGGTGGTCATTACACAACTAGAATTCGCGCGGAAACGGGCAGGCGACTATGGGCGATGGAGTCTCGCGACGGTCCAAAGCTGGCCGACTCATGATTGGCGTCTCGTTGGTAAGATATCAAGGCACGACTTCCGACCGGTCCCGAAGGTAGACGCAGGCATCCTGGAGCTCACGGCGCGACCATCCCCGCTGATCGTGCACTCAGCGATGAATCATTATAAGGATTTGGTGGCCCTCGGTTTCGGCGGCAAGGGAGGGAGTCTGTTCCGCTCGCTTCGACCTAGGTACTCTCATAGAACCCTACTGCGGGCCTTCAGCCGTGCCGAAGTACCCGAGAAGACGGTCGTTGCGTTTGTTCATCCGGATCAATGGCTCCAGATATTCAATCAACTTGAGCCCTAG
- a CDS encoding phytanoyl-CoA dioxygenase family protein, producing MELAAADLTKFQRDGWLVLPRVISNTEVAAIDRAVDAVGHWASHGGPGLHHFEATDWGPVLARSEDFVPHSAVLAGLAFHVRIRSVLGQLFGETPALFKEKINYKHPGGGGFAPHQDATAYRFADYHISVMVPVDPSTQANGCLHVASSLPGAGILPNDRGRIDPSIVASLKWRPLELEPGDLLFFHSYVPHRSDANTTRQPRRTGYITYNAASAGDFRKRYYIDKRAEFELEGGDFSGQRVRMSISDDFLGRPVNKDGSYLTSRPSAHEIEGDFGG from the coding sequence ATGGAGCTAGCTGCCGCTGACCTAACCAAATTCCAGCGAGACGGGTGGCTCGTGTTGCCACGTGTCATCTCGAACACCGAGGTGGCTGCCATAGATAGGGCAGTCGACGCGGTCGGGCATTGGGCCAGCCATGGCGGCCCCGGACTTCATCACTTCGAAGCAACTGACTGGGGCCCTGTACTCGCGCGAAGCGAAGACTTCGTACCCCACTCGGCCGTACTTGCCGGTCTTGCATTCCATGTCCGTATTCGATCAGTGTTGGGGCAGCTATTTGGTGAGACGCCTGCCTTGTTCAAGGAGAAGATCAACTACAAGCACCCGGGCGGCGGGGGATTTGCCCCACATCAAGACGCTACTGCATACCGATTCGCCGACTACCACATATCAGTAATGGTACCCGTCGATCCTTCCACCCAAGCCAATGGATGCCTGCACGTGGCTTCAAGTCTGCCTGGGGCTGGCATTCTGCCAAACGATCGCGGTCGTATCGACCCCTCAATCGTCGCAAGCCTTAAGTGGCGACCCTTGGAGCTGGAACCGGGCGACCTCCTATTCTTTCATAGCTACGTACCCCACCGTTCCGACGCTAATACCACCAGACAGCCTCGACGGACCGGATACATTACATACAACGCGGCTTCGGCTGGTGATTTCAGAAAGCGATATTATATAGATAAAAGAGCCGAGTTCGAGTTAGAAGGAGGCGACTTCTCAGGGCAGCGAGTGCGAATGTCCATCTCAGACGACTTCCTCGGGCGCCCTGTGAACAAGGACGGATCCTACCTAACCTCAAGGCCGTCAGCTCACGAGATCGAGGGTGATTTCGGCGGTTAA
- a CDS encoding GNAT family N-acetyltransferase, with protein MADVLNSEKPSRSGVEHRNHRARCGGPSTFSIRRYNSPDDTEVLRDLINRSLRGLSGHLHSKVAFDRHERHLRSDAFALELDAMSFWVVVDVGNSVRGCGGWAADPSCTAARIREVFVDPDASRCGAGSLLVSEAIIDARLAGFELIWVSSSQYAVPFYESLGFVTNGPPSTDNLPSVPMVLNS; from the coding sequence ATGGCCGACGTGTTGAATTCTGAGAAGCCATCCAGGTCAGGAGTCGAGCACAGAAATCACAGGGCTCGTTGTGGCGGGCCTTCGACGTTCAGCATCCGCCGCTACAACTCGCCCGACGACACCGAAGTGCTTAGGGACCTGATCAACCGGTCCCTGCGAGGACTTTCCGGTCATCTACACAGTAAAGTTGCGTTCGATCGCCACGAACGGCACTTGCGCTCCGATGCCTTCGCACTTGAATTAGACGCCATGTCGTTCTGGGTCGTCGTGGACGTCGGTAACAGCGTCAGGGGTTGCGGCGGATGGGCGGCCGACCCATCCTGCACCGCAGCACGGATCCGCGAAGTATTCGTCGATCCAGACGCAAGCCGCTGCGGCGCAGGGTCACTCTTAGTGTCCGAAGCAATCATCGACGCCAGGTTGGCCGGTTTCGAGCTGATTTGGGTCTCATCGAGTCAATACGCTGTTCCCTTCTACGAGTCACTCGGATTCGTCACCAACGGGCCTCCATCGACGGACAACCTCCCATCCGTGCCGATGGTACTGAATTCCTAG